From one Erythrobacter sp. HKB08 genomic stretch:
- the tsaE gene encoding tRNA (adenosine(37)-N6)-threonylcarbamoyltransferase complex ATPase subunit type 1 TsaE, giving the protein MSIELPDLEAMDALAAKIARRLRPGDVVALQGTLGTGKTTLARAILRHLGLEGEVPSPTFTIIETYDPPAVSLPVVHADFYRLETPDEAEEIGLDDYRDGAALLAEWPDKAGGFCHEAGCLSVTLEFAEKGRIAIVEPGADWVSRWP; this is encoded by the coding sequence GTGAGTATCGAACTGCCCGATCTCGAAGCGATGGACGCGCTCGCGGCGAAAATCGCCCGGCGTCTGCGTCCCGGCGATGTCGTCGCGCTTCAGGGCACGCTCGGGACCGGAAAGACGACGCTTGCACGCGCGATCCTGCGGCATCTCGGGCTCGAAGGCGAAGTGCCGTCTCCGACCTTCACCATTATCGAAACCTACGACCCGCCGGCGGTTAGCCTGCCGGTCGTCCATGCCGACTTCTACCGTCTCGAAACGCCAGACGAGGCGGAAGAGATCGGCCTCGACGATTACCGTGATGGCGCCGCGCTGCTCGCCGAGTGGCCCGACAAGGCGGGCGGCTTCTGCCATGAGGCAGGCTGCCTCTCCGTCACGCTGGAATTTGCGGAGAAGGGTCGGATTGCGATTGTCGAGCCGGGGGCTGATTGGGTATCGCGCTGGCCATGA
- a CDS encoding aminoglycoside phosphotransferase family protein yields MSDLPEGLESFLASAGWGGAEIEPIPGDASFRRYFRIRDGERKAMLMHAPPPHEDPKPFIDVARYLQQHGQRAPELYAEAPGEGWVLTEDFGNDRMRDWLDENPQGEEPAYAEAIDALVRLHDQPPGEFAPYDMPTYMREVQLLTEWYCPHMKLDVDTAAFDAAWQEALAPLLDRQRPGVTVLRDYHAENIMLLDPSSDGRGEQGLIDFQDALVGHAAYDIVSLLQDARRDVSLGLERSMLDRYLAKANAPDEFEADYARLGAQRNAKIVGIFTRLAKRDGKQRYLAMIPRVWEAMERDLAHPALGPVARWFEANIPQNIRDTFGGEIR; encoded by the coding sequence ATGAGCGATTTGCCCGAAGGTCTTGAATCCTTTCTCGCTTCCGCCGGCTGGGGCGGGGCGGAAATCGAACCCATTCCGGGCGATGCGTCGTTCCGCCGCTATTTCCGCATCCGCGACGGCGAACGCAAAGCGATGCTCATGCATGCGCCTCCGCCGCACGAGGACCCGAAGCCGTTCATCGACGTGGCGCGCTATCTCCAGCAGCACGGCCAGCGGGCACCCGAGCTTTACGCCGAAGCGCCGGGCGAAGGCTGGGTGCTTACCGAGGATTTCGGCAACGACCGGATGCGCGACTGGCTCGACGAGAACCCGCAGGGCGAAGAACCCGCCTATGCAGAGGCGATCGACGCGCTCGTCCGCCTGCACGACCAGCCTCCGGGCGAATTCGCGCCCTACGACATGCCGACTTACATGCGCGAAGTGCAGCTGCTGACCGAGTGGTACTGCCCGCACATGAAGCTCGACGTCGATACGGCCGCTTTCGACGCTGCATGGCAGGAGGCGCTTGCGCCGCTACTCGACCGCCAGCGGCCCGGGGTGACCGTTCTGCGCGATTACCATGCGGAAAACATCATGCTGCTCGATCCGTCCTCGGACGGACGCGGCGAGCAGGGGCTGATCGATTTCCAGGACGCGCTGGTCGGTCATGCGGCCTACGATATCGTCTCGCTGCTGCAGGATGCGCGGCGCGACGTGTCGCTCGGCCTCGAACGCAGCATGCTCGACCGCTATCTGGCCAAGGCCAATGCACCCGACGAATTCGAAGCGGACTATGCGCGGCTCGGTGCGCAGCGCAATGCCAAGATAGTCGGCATCTTCACCCGGCTCGCCAAGCGCGACGGCAAGCAGCGCTATCTCGCGATGATCCCGCGCGTATGGGAAGCGATGGAGCGGGATCTTGCCCATCCGGCACTCGGGCCCGTCGCACGCTGGTTCGAGGCGAACATCCCGCAGAACATCCGCGACACTTTCGGCGGTGAAATCCGGTGA